Part of the Arthrobacter sp. MMS18-M83 genome is shown below.
TGGCGTGATCACCAGATTGTCGGTCAGGTCCAACAGGCCCCTCACAAATATCCGGTAGCATTCCAGGCCTTCAGCAAGCCATGCCTCCCTATCGGCGGCCGGGTCGGGCAACCTCTTGGGATAGAACCCTCCCTTGGCCCCCGTCGGCACAATAACCGAGTTCTTTACGTTTTGTGCCTTGACCAACCCGAGGACCTCGGTCCGGAAATCCTCGCTTCGATCAGACCAGCGCAGCCCGCCCCGGGCCAACGCGCCGAAACGGAGGTGGACGCCTTCAACCCGCGGGGAGTATACCCAGACCTCGTACTTCGGTCGCGGAAACGGTGCGTTGACGATGGCCGCAGGATTCAGCTTGAAGCTCAGGTGTGCCTTGCCCTGGAAGTAGTTGGTCCGCGTTGTGGCTTCCACAAGGTCCATGAAGGCGCGCAGCAAACGGTCTGCGTCAAGGACGGGAATCTCGTCAATGGCAGCCAGCAACTCCTCCCGGGCAGCTGCCGTGTCCCCAAGGCGGCCGGAATCGTCCAGCCCAGGATCGAACTTCGCCTGGAACAAGTCCAGGAGTGCATGGGTGGCCCGGGCGTTGCCGATCAGCGTGTCCGCGATGAACCCGTACGAGTTGGTGGTTCCCAGCTGCTGGAGATACTTCGCGTAGCTTCGCAATATGGCCGCCTGTCGCCAGCCCACCCGCTCCCGGATGACCAGTGCGTCGATGCGGTCGGATTCAACGTCACCGCGCATGGCGGCGGCGAAGGCATCAGCGATCAGTTCCCTGGTAGCCTCCGGGTCGACTCCGGCGGGATACTTCACGCCGAGGTCGTAAAGGAACAAGTCCTGCCCGCTCCCCCGCCGGAGTTCGAAGGGGCGCTGGTCCAACACCTCCAGCCCGAGGTTGTGTAGGAACGGCAAGATCTGCGTGAGGCTCCTGGGCTTGGTCAGGTAGAGGCGGATCCGTGCGTCCTCGGCGAGGGTAGGCAACATGCCCGGCCTGACGTAAACCGTAAGCAGCGGATCGCCGTGATGGCGGCCGCCTGTGCCGTCGAGGTCGAACGACTCGAAATTCATGATGTCCCCGACAGCAGTTTCCGCCGTGTAGTCCGCGCGATAACTCGGGGGAACGCGTCCGACCACAGTTCGGAAAGCCGTGCGGCCTCGGCGGACGTGAAGCGCTCACGGATTACTTCTTCAAGACCCTCCGCCCATGGGCGGGTGGCTGAGACCAGCCGCCGCTCCAGTTGGGAGGGATCGACGTCGACGGCGACGGATTCCGGCGCATCCAACGCGGCGCCGGCCATGTGGATCCGGAAGAAGACGCGGGCCATGGGCGAGTCTGTCAGGCTGACATCGAACTCAATGGATTTCGCTTTGAAGACCTGCCGGAGCTCCTGCTCCATCAGCAACCGGACGGCAGTGCTGTAGCGGCGCCGCGGGAAGAGGACCACCGCGGACATGAATCGGCCCAAACTGTCCGGCCGGAGGAATACCCGCGTCCGCCGCTGTACCTCGGCGCGGAGGATTTCACCCGCCAGCCGGGTGAGGTCATCCACATCAATGTGGAAAAGTTCATCGCGCGGGAAGGTCTCCAGAATGGCTAACAGGTCCTTGCCGTGATGGGACCGTGGCGTCAATCCCAAGCCCTCGCCGACAACCTGGACCTTTTCACGGATCACCGGAATTCGCCGGACGGATTGATGGGCGGCGCCCGAGGTAAACAGCCCCACGAACCGTCGTACCCCCGTCTTCTTGCCGGCCTCGTTGAAGACCTGCAAGTGCAACTCATCCAAGTAAGACCGCCTCAGGACGGTGGACCTTACTTCTGAAGTGGCAAGCGTGAGCGCTTGTGACCCACGTTCCCTCGGCAACCCCGGTGGTGGCCATCCTGCGGCGGTGTGCCCCTGCGCTCCTCTCAGCAGGCCCAGCCCGGAACCCTGCCGCCCGGAGAGCAGCTCCCCGCCGCCCGCCGTCGTGAGCTCATATTCGTCATACCCCAGGAACAGGAAGTTGCCATCGTCGAGCCAGAGAAGCAGCTCGCGGATCTCTTCCTGTGGCGGAGCAACGGTGTCCGGTAATCCGCTCGCGGAAACCATGGCGTCTTGCAACTTGCCGTGGATGGCAGCAGCGTCCTCGGCAGCAACCCGAACATCCTCAAGCACCCGGTACAGGTTCTCCGTGAGTTCCCTTGCGGCGTCGTCGTCCGCCAGCCTGCCGATCTCGGCCGCAATCCAGACTTCGCTGGCGCCTCCTTCCCGGGAACGCCCTGCCAGGGCGCCCTTCGCGGAGGAACCGGTCCAGACGTCCACCAACTCGTGAGTAACGGGATCCCGCAGCACGTGGAAGCTCGGATGCACAAACAGCCGGATCGTGGCATCGTCGCGTGTGAGTTCCGCTGTGATGGAATGGACAAGGTACGGGATGTCGTCGGTCACCACGGCAATGACGCTGGCGTCCAATTCGTTCAGGATCCCGACGGCGGCCTGGCCCGGGGCCCGCGACGACGCCACTTTCAGGTGGTGTCCCACCCTTGCACGGAGCATCCGGGGACTGTAGCTCCGCAGGTCTTCCGCGGACACTTGCGCGAAGTAGTTGCTCAGGAAAAGCTCGTCCGGCTCGCGCGGAACGGCGGAACTGGCGCGCTCCTCCGGCACCGGTATGTGTGACATGCCACCGCACCTCCGCCGCGGGGTGCCACCGCCAACTGCGCATGGCAATCCAGCCCTCGCGATTCCTTCCATGATGGCTGTGTGCACCGACGCCGTCCAGTGCCGCCGCGGAGGACGGACCGGACGCAGGGCACGCCCCGCGTCCGGTCAACCTGGCAGTACTACTGCTCGTGCTTGCGGGCAGGGAGCACGAGCAGGGCGTCCCCGACGGCACGCTCCGATCCGCCCGACGGGCTGTTCAGGACTTTTCCGCCGGCAACCGCTGTTGTTGAGCCGCCACCGTCCAGGTTCATGGCCTGAACCATGCCGAGCGACACGGCGACGTCCGCCTCTTCCTTCAAGCTCAGTCCCAGCGAGGCCGTTGAGCGTCCGTCTGCGGTGACAAGCATGGTTCTACCCTGGGCATCGGTCCCGGCGAAGGTCCGGGGGTTCCGCTTGTGGACCCAGCCGTAGTAGAAGCTGTTTCCGTCATTGGGGTGGACCATGCCGTCATGTTTGACGGTGACGTCCTCGCTGCCGTCCTTGACCAGCAGCGGGCCGCCGTTCACGACACTCGTGGACTTATTGGTGTGGAGGGTCTTGCCATCCTCGCCGAGCAGGCCGGCGTCGATCTTCAGCTTGGCGCCCAAGGGCGCCAGTGCGCGGAGCCGTGCGACGTCGGTTCCAGTCGCCTGGACCGTGTGTCCGCCCGCAGGAACAGCCGAACCGCGGGTTTCTGCGATGGAAGTTACGGTGTCGTGGCTGTCCACCGTCACCTCAAGGCCCGCCCCGGCAGGAGTGGACGGCCCGAACTCCGGGGTGAAGGTCACGAGCTCGTTCGGGTTGGTGCAGGTGACGTCCTGGAGTGCGCGCGGGGTCGGCAAGTCGTTGGCGCCGCCGCAGTTTCGGATCAGGCCGGGAACCCGGTCGATGCCGTCCAAAGCCGTCTCCCCGGACCCCGAGGAGATCTTCCCGGCCCAGGTTAGGCGCTGGATGCTGGTGGCGTTCTTCTTGCCGTCAATGACCAGGGCCGGACGGTCGGCGACGGGTTCGCTGAGGGTTTTCCCGGCGTACACACCAACACCGGCGGGGTCACCTTCGGCACCGGCCTTCGGATCGAAGACGAAGAAACCAGCGTTGATCGCGGCGATGGCGTGTGCGTCGGACGCCAGTTGGCTGGTCGTCTCCCGCTTCTCCAGATCCGGGCCGAATGAGGCCGCAAGCTGACCCTGGTATGTCCCTGGGTCGATCGTGATGACATCAAGGTTCCACGGTCCGCGGGTCTTCGTGCTGGTCCCGGCGTCGCCGTCCCAGCCTGAGTAGATCACGGACGAGGCGAAACCGGCGGCCTTGATCTTCGCGACGATAGGGGCCCCGTCGGCCCGCGCTGCAAGACGGCCGGCGCGGACCCGGTATCCGAGATCGCCCCCGGCATCAGCCAGCTGGGGTGACTGGACCTGTTCGACCCGGGCATCGACGCCGGCGGCTTTGAGCTTATCGGCGGTGCGCTGCGCGGTGGCCTGGCTTGAGAGCGCCGAGGCGGGCGCGTCAGGATCCGGCGAATCCGAAGGGATGGCAACTTCAGCCGTCCAGAAAAGCGAAGAGTCTGCTCCACCACGGCTGATCTTGGTCAACGTGACGCCTGGGGCGAGGGTTGTCACGGTCCGGTTCTCGGGAAGATCGGCGGCACCAAGGTTGAGGTGCGCGCTCCGATCCCTACCGTTTTCGCTGTTCTGACCGCCGTCGGCGTGGGTGGGGCCCACGGGGCTGAGGATCGCTGAAGAGACGGCGAGTACCAGACCGGCAGTCAGGACGCTGCGGGACTTAAGGGGGGATTTCATGCGTCCACCGTACAAAGGCTCGACCGCGGGCCCGGTCCCGTTTGGCGGTCTTGGGGCGCCTATTGACCCAACCTTCACTCCACGTTCATTTACTCAACTGCCCGGATGCGGGAGGCAGAACGAACGCAGGGCAGAATGGAAAACATGCCCCTCACGACATTCGCCCTCATCCGCCATGGCCAGACAGATTGGAATGCGCAGCGCCGGCTGCAAGGATCCACTGACATTCCGCTCAACGACGTCGGCCGCGGCCAAGCGCGTGACGCCGTCGCCGTCCTGTCGGGTTACGAGTGGGACGCGATCGTATCCTCGCCGCTGAGCCGGGCCGCGGAAACTGCGGACCTGATCGCAGCCGGGCTGGGGCGCAGTGTGGACCGGCGCGTGCCGGAGCTCACCGAGCGTCGCTTCGGACCAGCCGAAGGCCTCCGGGCCGGCCCGGAACTGGACGCATTGCGCATCTCCGGCAATCTCCGGGGCGCAGAAAGCGAGGACGAGGCAGCATCCCGCGGTTTAGGAGCGCTGGAAGCACTGGCTGAAGAGTTCCGTGGCCGCCGCGTCCTGGTGGTCGCCCACGGCACGCTCCTCCGGGTGAGCCTCAACCGCGCCATAGGCCGCACCTTGGAAAGCATCGACAACGCTGTGCTCAATTTGGCACACCATCACCCCGTTGACGGCTGGCAGCTCGAATACTTCAACGGCGAACGCATACTGACCTCCGTCCGGAGCTGACCTGCTGTCATTTCCCTGAAGGCAGCCCCTCAATCGTGACAATGCCGGCGTCGCCGTCGACGCGGATCCGTTGACCGCTGGCAATGCGCTGGGTGGCCACTCCGGTGCCTAGCACTGCGGGGATGCCGTACTCCCGGGCAACGATCGAGCTGTGGCTCAACGGGCCGCCAACGTCTGTGACCACGGCCGAGGCCATCGCGAACAGGGAGGTCCATGCAGGCGTGGTGATCCGGGCGACCAGGACGTCCCCGGGCATCATCAGTGCGAAGTCCTGGGGCCCGCTGAGGACCCGGGCAGGAGCAGTGACCCGGCCCGAGCTGGCGCCGACTCCCTTGATGACGTCGCCTTGCTGTTGCTGCGAGCGTGCCGGCATCATCCCCCCGAAGGTCCGTTCCATCCAACGGCTCTCCGGTAGCAGTTGCGGGGCCGCGGCCTTTGCCTGGCCGCGCCAGAGCATCTTGCGTTCCTCGATAGCTTCGGCCCGTACGGGCCTT
Proteins encoded:
- a CDS encoding phosphodiester glycosidase family protein, with the protein product MKSPLKSRSVLTAGLVLAVSSAILSPVGPTHADGGQNSENGRDRSAHLNLGAADLPENRTVTTLAPGVTLTKISRGGADSSLFWTAEVAIPSDSPDPDAPASALSSQATAQRTADKLKAAGVDARVEQVQSPQLADAGGDLGYRVRAGRLAARADGAPIVAKIKAAGFASSVIYSGWDGDAGTSTKTRGPWNLDVITIDPGTYQGQLAASFGPDLEKRETTSQLASDAHAIAAINAGFFVFDPKAGAEGDPAGVGVYAGKTLSEPVADRPALVIDGKKNATSIQRLTWAGKISSGSGETALDGIDRVPGLIRNCGGANDLPTPRALQDVTCTNPNELVTFTPEFGPSTPAGAGLEVTVDSHDTVTSIAETRGSAVPAGGHTVQATGTDVARLRALAPLGAKLKIDAGLLGEDGKTLHTNKSTSVVNGGPLLVKDGSEDVTVKHDGMVHPNDGNSFYYGWVHKRNPRTFAGTDAQGRTMLVTADGRSTASLGLSLKEEADVAVSLGMVQAMNLDGGGSTTAVAGGKVLNSPSGGSERAVGDALLVLPARKHEQ
- a CDS encoding histidine phosphatase family protein, with translation MPLTTFALIRHGQTDWNAQRRLQGSTDIPLNDVGRGQARDAVAVLSGYEWDAIVSSPLSRAAETADLIAAGLGRSVDRRVPELTERRFGPAEGLRAGPELDALRISGNLRGAESEDEAASRGLGALEALAEEFRGRRVLVVAHGTLLRVSLNRAIGRTLESIDNAVLNLAHHHPVDGWQLEYFNGERILTSVRS